From Granulicella sp. WH15, the proteins below share one genomic window:
- a CDS encoding energy transducer TonB, whose product MAKPLQSEEHVQAENKQFSHFGVLNTGSQGKGSLVTSITINVILAIIAIIIGAAAKVTIDKTQKVTELVAPPLPKPPVELPRPPKFIRQPPPPVIKPVEPKITLPEVKIEAPKPVPVPKVERPQPAVAPAPPKPVVAAAAPKPTTVNLGRSAAVVNNSPHPAPVALGQANNPIAPSNRPATASVDLGQRGLAGMPAGNTGTGPASTKVQLGSGQPGGSVAGGGARAIQGVKLGGVTGGTGTAPGNGVGTRPATVQLGQAAAAPQVRSVTASAPASTAPKVLYKPKPAYTPEATAMHLEGVVSVRIHVSAAGAIQILGVTSGLGHGLDQSAERAVTGMRFQPATDASGHPVDWEGIVNITFQMAN is encoded by the coding sequence ATGGCGAAACCGCTCCAGAGTGAAGAACATGTCCAGGCCGAGAACAAACAGTTCTCCCATTTTGGCGTGCTCAATACAGGCAGTCAGGGCAAGGGATCGCTCGTTACCTCCATCACGATCAATGTGATCCTGGCGATCATCGCGATCATTATTGGAGCCGCCGCCAAGGTAACGATCGACAAGACCCAGAAGGTCACCGAGCTGGTGGCGCCGCCGTTGCCCAAGCCGCCGGTCGAGCTGCCCAGGCCTCCCAAGTTCATCCGCCAGCCGCCACCGCCCGTCATCAAGCCGGTCGAGCCCAAGATCACGCTGCCTGAGGTAAAGATCGAGGCTCCCAAGCCCGTGCCGGTGCCCAAGGTGGAGCGGCCGCAGCCCGCGGTGGCTCCCGCGCCGCCGAAGCCCGTGGTCGCGGCAGCGGCTCCCAAGCCCACCACCGTGAATCTGGGACGGTCCGCCGCCGTGGTCAATAACTCGCCGCACCCTGCCCCTGTGGCGCTGGGACAGGCTAATAACCCCATTGCACCATCCAACCGGCCCGCTACTGCCTCGGTTGACCTGGGCCAGCGCGGCCTGGCCGGGATGCCTGCCGGGAATACCGGCACGGGACCGGCGTCCACCAAGGTGCAGCTCGGATCGGGCCAGCCCGGAGGATCGGTTGCCGGTGGAGGGGCGCGGGCGATTCAGGGCGTCAAGCTGGGCGGCGTGACCGGGGGCACCGGCACCGCGCCGGGCAACGGAGTGGGCACGCGTCCGGCTACCGTGCAGTTGGGACAGGCTGCGGCCGCGCCGCAGGTGAGGTCGGTTACCGCCTCCGCGCCCGCCAGCACCGCGCCGAAGGTGCTCTATAAGCCCAAGCCCGCGTATACACCTGAAGCCACCGCGATGCACCTCGAAGGTGTCGTCTCGGTCCGCATTCACGTCTCGGCAGCGGGCGCTATCCAGATTTTGGGCGTCACCAGCGGCCTCGGCCACGGTCTCGACCAGTCCGCCGAACGAGCGGTCACGGGGATGCGTTTCCAGCCCGCGACCGACGCCTCGGGACATCCTGTGGACTGGGAGGGCATCGTCAATATCACCTTCCAGATGGCCAATTGA